The proteins below come from a single Gordonia sp. X0973 genomic window:
- a CDS encoding DUF6188 family protein, with protein MKPLPLTGTITKVTPDFATYIFTDGGGDICIEAPMYVQEGDREYIIDPVEGHPDVELLNGLIGRTIVKMEYSFKDGLKFVTSDGARYHVPPIDYESWQVMGDGYYYVGLPSTVLDPPKEDD; from the coding sequence ATGAAGCCTCTTCCCCTAACTGGCACGATCACCAAAGTGACGCCTGATTTCGCGACCTACATATTCACGGATGGGGGTGGTGATATATGCATTGAGGCACCCATGTATGTGCAAGAGGGTGATCGTGAGTACATCATCGACCCTGTCGAAGGCCATCCAGATGTGGAACTCTTGAATGGTCTAATCGGCAGAACTATCGTGAAGATGGAGTACAGCTTCAAGGATGGTTTGAAGTTTGTTACGAGCGACGGCGCACGCTATCATGTACCGCCGATCGACTACGAGTCGTGGCAAGTTATGGGCGACGGCTACTACTATGTCGGTCTACCATCAACCGTTTTAGATCCTCCGAAGGAGGATGACTAG
- a CDS encoding DUF6188 family protein → MKPLPLVGTITKVRPDFATYIWVDGPYDLGIEAPMYVQEKDREYVIDPVEGHPDVALLEGLVGRTIVNAEYSYKDGLKFATDDGTLYRVPPVEDFESWQVMGEDFYIGLPSNLLDPPEDD, encoded by the coding sequence ATGAAGCCGCTACCGCTGGTCGGCACGATAACCAAAGTGAGACCCGACTTCGCTACGTACATCTGGGTCGATGGCCCGTATGACCTAGGTATCGAGGCGCCCATGTATGTGCAGGAAAAGGATCGTGAATATGTGATCGATCCAGTCGAAGGACATCCCGATGTTGCGCTTCTTGAAGGGCTAGTTGGCAGAACCATCGTGAATGCGGAGTACAGCTACAAGGATGGTTTGAAGTTCGCTACTGATGACGGCACACTGTATCGCGTGCCGCCGGTGGAAGACTTCGAGTCGTGGCAGGTCATGGGAGAGGACTTCTATATCGGACTACCTTCAAACCTGCTGGATCCACCAGAGGACGACTAG
- a CDS encoding DUF6188 family protein yields the protein MVDSGWRRRSVARRRALGDETRRLEAMKPLPLIGTITKVRPDFATCIWVDGGYDLVIEAPMYVQEKDREYVIDPVEGHPDVELLNRLIGRMIVNAEYSYKDGLRFSTDDGTLYHVPPTKSFESWHVAGPDHCYIGHPSDLLNPPEDD from the coding sequence GTGGTCGATTCCGGATGGCGTCGCCGATCGGTTGCGCGGCGACGTGCTCTGGGAGATGAAACGCGACGGTTGGAAGCGATGAAGCCGCTACCGCTGATCGGCACGATAACCAAAGTGAGACCCGACTTCGCTACTTGCATCTGGGTAGACGGCGGGTACGACCTAGTCATCGAGGCGCCCATGTATGTGCAAGAAAAGGATCGCGAATATGTCATCGATCCAGTCGAAGGTCATCCCGATGTAGAGCTTCTAAATCGGCTGATCGGTAGGATGATCGTGAACGCAGAGTACAGCTATAAAGACGGTTTGAGATTTTCCACTGACGACGGAACGCTGTATCACGTGCCGCCGACAAAAAGTTTTGAGTCGTGGCACGTGGCGGGTCCCGACCACTGCTATATCGGACATCCTTCAGACCTTCTGAATCCTCCCGAGGACGACTAA
- a CDS encoding DUF6188 family protein, whose translation MKPLPLAGTITKVRPDFATYIYTDGGHDLCVEAPMHVREEGREYIIDPTKGRPDVDLLCRLIGKTIVEAEYSFKEGLIFTTDDGTRCHVPPIKHYESWQCMGEAGYWIGLPSTVLNPPVD comes from the coding sequence ATGAAGCCACTGCCGCTGGCAGGCACGATCACGAAAGTCAGGCCCGACTTCGCGACCTACATCTACACCGACGGTGGTCACGATCTCTGTGTCGAAGCGCCCATGCATGTGCGGGAAGAAGGTCGCGAGTACATCATCGACCCAACTAAGGGCCGACCTGATGTTGATCTGCTCTGCAGGCTCATCGGCAAGACGATCGTCGAGGCAGAGTATTCCTTCAAGGAAGGCCTGATTTTTACCACGGACGACGGCACCCGGTGTCACGTGCCGCCGATCAAGCACTACGAGTCGTGGCAATGCATGGGTGAGGCTGGCTACTGGATCGGGCTGCCCTCGACAGTCCTGAACCCTCCGGTCGATTAG
- a CDS encoding cytochrome c oxidase assembly protein translates to MPPPPAPLDLITAWRVDVAGTVVVVAVGASYLWAWRRSALGRGPLTAFLLGCALWLWAGSGFPGVYGNLLFWARALQVVVLLMLVPFLLAAGRPITVAASLRLVRNRLPRVGRSPVVGFLLAPWTTSAAMLATPWLLYLTGWYPAVLHHSGVDAATRLVLVVVGVCYFIARLQIDPVPHRRHASLALLISVGEALGDGVLGVVLWQGPLVAASYYEALHRGWGPDPRTDQTYGAGVLWILGDVLGLPFLIYLFNRLRDDDRRTAVREDAAAPRAAAEDDADPGQPWWLDDPRLAQRFRRDD, encoded by the coding sequence GTGCCGCCGCCACCCGCCCCGCTCGACCTGATCACCGCGTGGCGGGTCGACGTGGCCGGCACCGTCGTGGTCGTCGCCGTCGGAGCCTCATATCTCTGGGCGTGGCGACGTTCTGCGCTGGGGCGCGGTCCCCTGACCGCATTCCTGCTCGGGTGCGCGCTGTGGCTGTGGGCCGGCAGCGGGTTTCCCGGCGTCTACGGAAACCTGCTGTTCTGGGCGCGAGCGCTGCAAGTCGTGGTGCTCTTGATGCTCGTGCCGTTCCTGCTCGCTGCGGGCCGGCCGATCACCGTCGCCGCATCTTTGCGCCTCGTCCGCAATCGGTTGCCACGCGTTGGCCGGTCGCCCGTCGTCGGGTTCCTGCTCGCGCCGTGGACGACGTCGGCCGCGATGCTCGCCACGCCGTGGCTGCTCTATCTGACCGGGTGGTATCCGGCGGTGCTGCACCACAGCGGCGTCGACGCGGCGACCCGGTTGGTGCTCGTCGTGGTGGGCGTCTGCTACTTCATCGCGAGGTTGCAGATCGACCCGGTACCGCACCGACGCCACGCCAGCCTCGCCCTGCTCATCAGCGTTGGCGAGGCGTTGGGCGACGGGGTGCTGGGCGTGGTCCTCTGGCAGGGACCGTTGGTCGCCGCGTCGTATTACGAGGCGCTGCATCGAGGCTGGGGTCCCGATCCCCGCACCGATCAGACCTACGGCGCCGGGGTGCTCTGGATCCTCGGCGACGTCCTCGGCCTGCCGTTCTTGATCTACCTGTTCAACCGACTCCGCGACGACGATAGGCGCACCGCGGTACGGGAGGACGCGGCTGCCCCTAGAGCGGCTGCCGAAGACGACGCCGATCCCGGGCAACCCTGGTGGCTCGACGACCCCCGGTTGGCCCAACGCTTCCGGCGCGACGATTAG
- a CDS encoding C40 family peptidase, which yields MTPKHPFARQPRLRLPTSVGRWVAAPVLVSALTAGAIVGPHLTAGSWGSSNGGSSGSSGSVDIFLPVSTPSGMAALNLAMTQVGKPYRWGGTGPNNWDCSGLVQWAFRSVGINLPRVSQQQARVGKAIPISALAPGDVIVFYRNASHIGIYAGFGQVFNAAGPNGVPIGFNALNRMPPIKTIRRYG from the coding sequence ATGACTCCCAAACACCCGTTTGCGCGCCAGCCTCGCCTGCGCCTGCCGACCTCGGTCGGGCGCTGGGTGGCGGCACCCGTACTCGTCTCCGCACTGACCGCCGGTGCCATCGTCGGACCACACCTGACCGCTGGGTCGTGGGGATCCTCCAACGGTGGCTCGTCGGGGTCGTCGGGCTCGGTCGACATCTTCCTGCCCGTCTCCACACCGTCCGGGATGGCGGCGCTTAACCTGGCGATGACCCAAGTCGGCAAGCCCTATCGGTGGGGCGGCACCGGCCCCAACAACTGGGATTGCTCGGGCCTGGTCCAGTGGGCGTTCCGCTCCGTCGGCATCAACCTGCCCCGCGTCAGCCAGCAGCAGGCCAGGGTGGGTAAGGCCATCCCGATCTCGGCGTTGGCTCCGGGCGACGTGATCGTCTTCTACCGCAACGCTTCGCATATCGGCATCTACGCGGGCTTCGGCCAGGTGTTCAACGCCGCCGGACCCAACGGCGTCCCGATCGGATTCAACGCCCTGAACCGGATGCCGCCGATCAAGACGATCCGTCGTTACGGCTAG
- a CDS encoding DNA/RNA non-specific endonuclease, with amino-acid sequence MASLLGGIEAIPAAIAPAQAANCATLPARIASHNADAQNYNSQVSAINARGGGNPGQVAFYNSWRARGIARGNALAAELSQCQSQGQLRGIKPPVQPGGRRSGPPPGRMRPPTNPTPGFPRPEKYGPGQNVRSDRTTPGNGRNVKFNDGGNADFGGLRAGRASTMNAKVSRDMLDTGSLSRSRGPGAVTPRGFGGSRQVRGHLLAKILGGKGGDARNIVPLTRSANAKMRTIERQVYNAVKNGRGCKVDYIVVPMYGGGIFGAMGPSPYPVSIAVIARGCGLNISRTIRN; translated from the coding sequence GTGGCGTCACTTCTCGGCGGCATCGAGGCCATCCCGGCTGCCATCGCCCCGGCCCAAGCAGCCAATTGCGCCACGCTTCCGGCCCGGATCGCCAGCCACAACGCCGACGCGCAGAACTACAACTCGCAGGTCAGTGCCATCAACGCCCGCGGAGGCGGCAACCCTGGTCAAGTCGCGTTCTACAACTCGTGGCGCGCCCGCGGAATCGCCCGGGGCAACGCGCTGGCCGCTGAGCTGTCGCAATGCCAAAGCCAGGGCCAATTGCGTGGCATCAAACCACCGGTCCAACCCGGTGGCCGTAGAAGCGGTCCGCCCCCGGGGCGGATGCGACCTCCGACAAACCCGACCCCGGGCTTTCCTCGCCCCGAGAAGTACGGCCCCGGCCAGAACGTTCGGAGCGATCGCACGACGCCCGGAAACGGTCGGAACGTGAAGTTCAACGACGGCGGCAACGCCGACTTCGGCGGACTGCGGGCGGGCCGCGCGTCGACCATGAACGCAAAGGTGTCGAGAGACATGCTCGACACCGGTAGCCTGTCGCGCTCGCGAGGCCCCGGCGCAGTCACCCCTCGTGGGTTCGGCGGGTCGCGCCAGGTGCGCGGCCATCTGTTGGCCAAAATCCTCGGGGGCAAGGGTGGCGACGCCCGGAATATCGTCCCGCTGACGCGCAGCGCGAACGCAAAGATGCGGACCATCGAGCGGCAGGTCTACAACGCGGTGAAGAACGGCCGCGGTTGCAAGGTCGACTACATTGTGGTTCCCATGTACGGGGGCGGAATCTTCGGCGCGATGGGACCCTCGCCATATCCGGTCTCGATCGCCGTGATCGCCCGTGGCTGCGGCCTCAACATCAGCCGCACGATCCGGAACTGA
- a CDS encoding Rieske 2Fe-2S domain-containing protein has product MSAQDLAVREIDTGEVPTRFARGWHCLGLIDEFNDGKPHSVEVFGTKLVAWTDTQGEFKVLDAYCRHMGGDLSQGVLRGDNVACPFHGWQWNGKGRCATVPYAKRNPKLAKTRTWPTMVRNGQVFVYNDPEGNPPPEECYIPELDEFGSDEWTGWTWNRIVIEGSNCREIIDNVVDMAHFFYVHYALPDYFKNVFEGQTAAQYMNSHGRPDVAIATAYGDTRLESIAAYYGPSYMLNPMVQYYGGYAIETILTNCHYPIDENSFVLMYGVIAKIPEGLSKEQATKMAAKISSGIEVGFLQDVEIWKHKTRIDNPLLVEEDGPVYQLRRWYEQFYVDVDDVTDEMTQRFEYEIDTSKAVENWNIEVQENLKRQAEEAKAEEARAESEASV; this is encoded by the coding sequence ATGTCCGCACAAGACTTGGCGGTACGCGAAATCGATACCGGCGAGGTGCCCACGCGGTTCGCTCGCGGCTGGCACTGCCTGGGACTCATCGACGAGTTCAACGACGGCAAGCCGCACTCCGTCGAGGTCTTCGGCACCAAGCTCGTCGCCTGGACCGACACGCAGGGCGAGTTCAAGGTGCTCGACGCCTACTGCCGCCACATGGGCGGCGACCTGTCCCAGGGCGTGCTGCGCGGCGACAACGTCGCGTGTCCCTTCCACGGCTGGCAGTGGAACGGCAAGGGGCGCTGCGCGACGGTGCCGTACGCGAAGCGCAACCCGAAGCTGGCCAAGACCCGCACCTGGCCGACAATGGTCCGCAACGGCCAGGTCTTCGTCTACAACGACCCGGAGGGCAACCCGCCGCCGGAGGAGTGCTACATCCCCGAGCTCGACGAGTTCGGCTCCGACGAGTGGACCGGCTGGACCTGGAACCGCATCGTGATCGAGGGCTCCAACTGCCGCGAGATCATCGACAACGTCGTCGACATGGCGCACTTCTTCTACGTGCACTACGCGCTGCCGGACTACTTCAAGAACGTCTTCGAGGGGCAGACCGCCGCGCAGTATATGAACAGCCACGGCCGGCCGGACGTCGCGATCGCCACCGCCTACGGCGATACCCGCCTGGAGTCGATCGCCGCGTACTACGGCCCCTCCTACATGCTGAACCCGATGGTCCAGTACTACGGCGGCTACGCCATCGAGACGATCCTGACGAACTGCCACTACCCGATCGACGAGAACTCCTTCGTCCTGATGTACGGCGTGATCGCGAAGATCCCCGAGGGGCTGAGCAAGGAGCAGGCCACCAAGATGGCGGCGAAGATCAGCTCCGGTATCGAGGTCGGGTTCCTGCAGGACGTCGAGATCTGGAAGCACAAGACCCGCATCGACAACCCGCTCCTCGTCGAAGAGGACGGGCCGGTGTACCAGCTGCGACGGTGGTACGAGCAGTTCTACGTCGATGTCGACGACGTCACCGACGAGATGACGCAGCGCTTCGAGTACGAGATCGACACGAGCAAAGCCGTCGAGAACTGGAACATCGAAGTCCAGGAGAACCTCAAGCGCCAGGCCGAAGAGGCGAAGGCCGAGGAAGCGCGCGCCGAGAGTGAAGCGAGCGTCTAG
- the hsaA gene encoding 3-hydroxy-9,10-secoandrosta-1,3,5(10)-triene-9,17-dione monooxygenase oxygenase subunit → MAASKTQRSAEAQKVLDNIDALLPDFAQRAQATEDARRISDESAQALQDAGFFKLLQPEQWGGYQADPVSFYEAVRRISTACGSTGWVAGIIGIHNWHLGLFDQQAQEDVWGSDTDVRISSSYAPMGFGEVVDGGYKVNGNWAFSSGCQLADWTFVGGPVIKDGRPVDFVSYLLPRSDYTIKDVWHVVGLKGTGSNTLEVKDVFVPRHRVLSMGTMSKGESPGLERNTAPVYKMPWGTIHPSTISTPIVGMAYGAYEAHVEYQGKRVRAAYAGEKSKDDPFAKVRIAQAASEIDAAWRQLSGNLQAEYDLILDGEQVPMELRLAARRDQVRATGRAIEAINLLFENSGAGALNVDSPLQRFWRDAHGGRGHAANDPERAYVAFGNGEFGIPIGDTMV, encoded by the coding sequence ATGGCAGCCAGCAAGACCCAGCGCAGCGCAGAAGCGCAGAAGGTTCTCGACAACATCGACGCGTTGTTGCCGGACTTCGCCCAGCGCGCCCAGGCGACCGAGGACGCCCGTCGGATCTCCGACGAGAGCGCCCAGGCCCTTCAGGACGCGGGATTCTTCAAGCTGCTGCAGCCCGAGCAGTGGGGCGGCTACCAGGCCGATCCGGTGAGCTTCTACGAAGCCGTCCGTCGTATCTCGACCGCCTGCGGCTCCACCGGCTGGGTCGCCGGCATCATCGGCATCCACAACTGGCACCTCGGCCTGTTCGACCAGCAGGCCCAGGAAGACGTGTGGGGCTCCGACACCGACGTGCGGATCTCGTCGTCGTACGCGCCGATGGGCTTCGGCGAGGTCGTCGACGGCGGCTACAAGGTCAATGGCAATTGGGCCTTCTCGTCCGGCTGCCAGCTTGCCGACTGGACCTTCGTCGGCGGCCCGGTCATCAAGGATGGGCGCCCCGTCGACTTCGTCAGCTACCTGCTGCCGCGCTCGGACTACACCATCAAAGACGTGTGGCACGTCGTCGGCCTCAAGGGCACCGGCTCCAACACCCTCGAGGTCAAGGACGTCTTCGTGCCGCGTCACCGCGTGCTCTCCATGGGCACGATGAGCAAGGGGGAGAGCCCGGGGTTGGAGCGCAACACCGCGCCGGTCTACAAGATGCCGTGGGGCACCATCCACCCCAGCACCATCTCCACGCCGATCGTCGGCATGGCCTACGGCGCGTACGAGGCACATGTCGAGTACCAGGGCAAGCGCGTGCGCGCCGCCTACGCCGGAGAGAAGAGCAAGGACGATCCGTTCGCCAAGGTCCGCATCGCGCAGGCCGCCAGCGAGATCGACGCCGCGTGGCGTCAGCTCTCGGGCAACCTGCAGGCCGAGTACGACCTGATCCTCGACGGTGAGCAGGTTCCGATGGAACTGCGTCTGGCCGCTCGTCGCGACCAGGTGCGCGCCACCGGACGCGCCATCGAGGCCATCAACCTGCTGTTCGAGAACTCGGGTGCCGGCGCGCTCAACGTCGACTCGCCGCTCCAGCGCTTCTGGCGCGATGCCCACGGCGGTCGCGGGCATGCCGCGAACGATCCCGAGCGTGCCTACGTCGCCTTCGGGAACGGGGAGTTCGGCATCCCCATCGGCGACACGATGGTCTAG
- the hsaC gene encoding iron-dependent extradiol dioxygenase HsaC, which produces MTTDLCPIRSLGYMRIDATDIDAWREYGLKVLGMVEGKGSTPGALYLRMDDFPARLVIVPSDRDHLACSGWECATAEGLQEVRDRLTAAGVEFREGTKEEKAERAVDGLIVFADPDGNVLEAFHGIALQHRRVVPPYGQTFVTGEQGLGHVVLSSEDDAKALTFYRDVLGFRLRDSMQLPPQVVGRGEGDDPAWLRFLGVNSRHHSIAFSPFSNGTGIVHLMVEVDDVDDVGLAHDRALRKKVRQSATIGRHVNDLMLSFYMKTPGGFDVEFGCEGRQVDDEEWIARESTAVSLWGHDFSIGFKN; this is translated from the coding sequence ATGACAACCGATCTCTGCCCCATCCGATCGCTGGGCTACATGCGCATCGACGCGACCGATATCGATGCGTGGCGTGAATACGGACTCAAGGTGCTCGGCATGGTGGAGGGCAAGGGCAGCACGCCCGGTGCCCTCTACCTGCGGATGGACGACTTCCCGGCCCGGCTGGTGATCGTCCCCTCCGATCGTGACCACCTGGCGTGCTCCGGCTGGGAGTGCGCGACGGCCGAAGGGCTGCAGGAGGTGCGCGACCGGTTGACCGCCGCGGGCGTCGAGTTCCGCGAGGGCACCAAGGAGGAGAAGGCCGAGCGCGCCGTCGACGGCCTGATCGTCTTCGCCGATCCCGACGGCAACGTCCTGGAGGCCTTCCACGGCATCGCGCTGCAGCACCGCCGCGTTGTGCCGCCCTACGGCCAGACCTTCGTGACCGGCGAGCAGGGGCTGGGCCATGTCGTGCTCTCCAGTGAGGACGACGCCAAGGCGCTGACCTTCTACCGCGACGTGCTCGGCTTCCGGCTGCGCGACTCGATGCAGTTGCCGCCGCAGGTCGTCGGACGCGGCGAGGGCGACGACCCGGCGTGGCTCCGGTTCCTCGGGGTCAATTCGCGGCACCACTCGATCGCGTTCTCGCCCTTCTCCAACGGGACGGGCATCGTGCACCTCATGGTCGAGGTTGACGACGTCGACGACGTCGGGCTGGCACATGACCGGGCGCTGCGGAAGAAGGTGCGGCAGTCGGCGACCATCGGCCGCCACGTCAACGACCTCATGCTGTCCTTCTATATGAAGACGCCGGGCGGCTTCGACGTCGAATTCGGTTGCGAGGGAAGGCAGGTCGACGACGAGGAGTGGATCGCCCGCGAGTCGACGGCGGTCAGCCTCTGGGGTCACGACTTCTCCATCGGTTTCAAGAACTGA
- the hsaB gene encoding 3-hydroxy-9,10-secoandrosta-1,3,5(10)-triene-9,17-dione monooxygenase reductase subunit, with the protein MANQPYGSSDFDSRQFRTAMGQFCTGVTVITTIADEKPVGFACQSFAALSLDPPLVLFCPMKTSRSWPVIEQAGKFVVNVLAHRQQEVSATFGAPGDDKFRTVPWDASPQGLPVIRHSLTWVECEIDRVVDGGDHHIVIGRATTLGEVLQDKPLLFYRGGYLSTEHPRVTPAQEALDDFLTWTGGDTWL; encoded by the coding sequence ATGGCCAACCAGCCGTACGGGTCCAGTGACTTCGACTCTCGCCAGTTCCGCACGGCGATGGGGCAGTTCTGCACCGGCGTCACCGTGATCACGACGATCGCCGACGAGAAGCCGGTCGGATTCGCCTGCCAGTCCTTTGCCGCGCTGTCACTCGATCCGCCGTTGGTGTTGTTCTGCCCGATGAAGACCTCGCGCAGCTGGCCGGTGATCGAGCAGGCGGGGAAGTTCGTCGTCAACGTGCTCGCGCACCGACAGCAGGAGGTCAGCGCGACCTTCGGCGCACCCGGCGACGACAAGTTCCGCACCGTTCCGTGGGACGCCTCGCCGCAGGGTTTGCCGGTGATCCGGCACAGTCTGACCTGGGTGGAGTGCGAGATCGACCGGGTCGTCGACGGCGGCGACCACCACATCGTGATCGGCCGGGCGACGACACTGGGCGAGGTGCTGCAGGACAAGCCGCTGCTGTTCTACCGCGGCGGCTACCTCTCCACCGAGCACCCGCGCGTCACACCGGCGCAGGAAGCGCTCGACGACTTCCTCACCTGGACCGGAGGAGATACATGGCTGTGA
- a CDS encoding SDR family oxidoreductase — protein MTKSTGPGAGLLDGKTVVVSGVGPGLGKALCLQAAAQGANVVLAARTESRLTQIRDEIVAAGGTALVVPTDITVDEQVDALVAAAVAEYGTVDVLINNAFAMPSMKPLARTDFEQIASSVDLTVLGTLRVIKAFTEALTASKGAIVNINSMVIRHSEPRYGSYKLTKSALLAMSQTLATELGDKGIRVNSVAPGYIWDDQLKWYFGEVAKKYGITPEQVYEQTASKSDLKRLPEPDEIARAALFLASDMASAITGHTLDVNCGEYHD, from the coding sequence GTGACGAAATCGACTGGCCCCGGTGCCGGGTTGCTCGACGGCAAGACGGTCGTCGTCTCCGGGGTGGGCCCCGGACTCGGCAAGGCGTTGTGCCTGCAGGCGGCGGCGCAGGGGGCGAATGTCGTCCTCGCCGCGCGCACCGAATCGCGGTTGACGCAGATCCGCGACGAGATCGTCGCCGCCGGCGGTACCGCACTCGTGGTGCCGACCGACATCACCGTCGACGAGCAGGTCGATGCGCTCGTGGCCGCCGCGGTCGCCGAGTACGGCACGGTGGACGTGCTGATCAACAACGCCTTCGCGATGCCGTCGATGAAACCCTTGGCGCGCACCGACTTCGAGCAGATCGCCTCGAGCGTTGACCTCACCGTGCTCGGCACCCTGCGCGTCATCAAGGCGTTCACCGAGGCGCTCACCGCGTCGAAGGGCGCGATCGTCAACATCAACTCGATGGTGATCCGCCACTCCGAGCCGCGTTACGGCAGCTACAAGCTGACCAAGTCGGCGCTGCTTGCCATGTCGCAGACCCTGGCAACGGAGTTGGGGGACAAGGGGATTAGGGTCAACAGCGTCGCCCCCGGCTACATCTGGGACGACCAGCTCAAGTGGTATTTCGGCGAGGTCGCCAAGAAGTACGGGATCACCCCGGAGCAGGTCTACGAGCAGACCGCGTCGAAGAGCGATCTGAAGCGCCTTCCCGAGCCGGATGAGATCGCCCGTGCCGCACTGTTCCTCGCGTCGGATATGGCCAGCGCCATCACCGGGCACACCCTCGACGTGAACTGCGGGGAATACCATGACTGA
- a CDS encoding sulfotransferase — protein sequence MTEAATQTNVGTVDDLHESATRATGLTDFGTDDGYREAMRVLLDSYRNEAGLTPLGSKMFRFFLKGALVARLLSEASWKNNPGYADVEITRPIFVTGLPRTGTTALHRLLSADPAHQGLEMWLAEFPQPRPPRETWADNPVYQQIDAGLAKHHVENPEFMGLHYMDAAEVEECWQLLRQDVMSISYESLAHVPSYSSWLANQDWTPAYRRHRRNLQLIGSTSPERRWVLKNPSHLFALDALMAAYPDALVVQTHRAPETIIASMCSLAEHATPGWSTTFVGDTIGRDQLELWSRGLRDFTQARKRYDPAQFVDVDFAELRNDPLGTVDRVYAALGTEPSEQARAAMVALDEESQSGDRKPQHRYDLADYGLTVEQVREAFA from the coding sequence ATGACTGAGGCAGCGACGCAGACCAACGTCGGCACCGTCGACGATCTTCACGAATCGGCTACGCGCGCAACCGGACTCACTGATTTCGGTACCGACGACGGGTATCGCGAAGCCATGCGGGTCTTGCTGGATTCGTACCGAAACGAGGCCGGCCTCACGCCGCTCGGCTCCAAGATGTTCCGCTTCTTCCTCAAAGGGGCGCTGGTCGCCCGGCTGTTGTCTGAGGCATCGTGGAAGAACAACCCGGGCTATGCCGACGTCGAGATCACCCGCCCGATCTTCGTCACGGGCCTACCGCGCACCGGGACGACCGCGCTGCACCGGCTACTCTCTGCCGACCCGGCGCACCAGGGGCTCGAGATGTGGCTGGCCGAATTCCCGCAGCCGCGCCCGCCGCGCGAGACGTGGGCCGACAACCCGGTCTACCAGCAGATCGATGCCGGTCTGGCCAAGCACCACGTCGAGAACCCCGAGTTCATGGGTCTGCACTACATGGATGCGGCCGAGGTCGAGGAGTGCTGGCAACTGCTGCGGCAGGACGTCATGTCGATCTCCTACGAGTCGTTGGCGCACGTGCCGAGCTACTCGTCGTGGCTGGCGAATCAGGACTGGACGCCCGCCTACCGGCGGCACCGGCGCAATCTGCAGTTGATCGGCAGCACCTCGCCGGAGCGACGGTGGGTGCTGAAGAACCCGAGCCACCTGTTCGCCCTCGACGCGCTGATGGCCGCCTACCCCGATGCGTTGGTCGTGCAGACCCATCGAGCGCCGGAGACGATCATCGCCTCGATGTGCAGCCTGGCAGAACACGCGACGCCGGGATGGTCGACGACCTTCGTCGGCGACACCATCGGTCGCGACCAGCTGGAGCTGTGGTCGCGCGGGCTGCGCGATTTCACCCAGGCGCGCAAGCGCTACGACCCGGCGCAATTCGTCGACGTCGATTTCGCCGAGCTGCGCAACGATCCGCTGGGCACCGTCGATCGCGTGTATGCGGCCTTGGGTACCGAGCCGTCGGAGCAGGCCCGGGCCGCGATGGTCGCGCTCGACGAGGAGAGCCAGTCCGGGGATCGGAAGCCGCAGCACCGCTACGACCTCGCCGATTACGGGCTGACGGTCGAGCAGGTACGCGAAGCCTTCGCCTGA